A part of Dreissena polymorpha isolate Duluth1 chromosome 13, UMN_Dpol_1.0, whole genome shotgun sequence genomic DNA contains:
- the LOC127856456 gene encoding pancreas transcription factor 1 subunit alpha-like, with product MKYLNIGMLEDIQLDYSVDDYFDDFSESSYSNTDDDSVYTSNVFPNNTQYSYNQTKYGKCRRKRKKDVHFQLQQRHAANQRERRRMQSINDAFEGLRAHIPTLPYEKRLSKVDTLRLAIGYIGFLAEMLSATSDGEQDVAETLTKQRKIIIHSHIGYEPYFPSDVPAIIGHSLSWRDEKIPVLGPNNTLRAKIWRPEVPKECQSEKIQSPAVRLPNPSLSVSQATTVTIPNASSSLKKSLSSSETFSDIVPEEIGFDATLSNYECSDVINDSSIMTESIHHVISERTR from the exons atgaaatatttaaatataggaATGTTGGAAGACATCCAGCTAGACTATTCCGTCGATGATTATTTTGATGATTTCTCAGAATCTTCCTATTCAAACACTGACGATGATTCCGTTTATACCAGCAACGTGTTTCCGAATAACACACAGTACTCTTACAATCAGACGAAGTACGGAAAATGTCGACGTAAACGAAAGAAAGACGTTCACTTCCAACTACAGCAACGGCACGCCGCAAATCAACGCGAACGACGTCGAATGCAATCGATAAATGACGCTTTCGAAGGACTGCGCGCGCACATTCCGACGTTGCCGTATGAGAAACGTTTGTCTAAGGTCGACACGTTACGTCTGGCGATCGGGTACATAGGATTTCTGGCGGAAATGCTCAGTGCCACGTCAGACGGGGAACAGGACGTAGCTGAAACGTTAACAAAACAACGGAAGATTATTATACATTCACATATTG GTTACGAGCCTTACTTTCCGTCTGACGTTCCTGCTATTATCGGTCATTCTCTATCCTGGCGAGACGAAAAGATCCCCGTACTGGGCCCAAACAACACACTGAGGGCGAAAATATGGCGACCGGAAGTCCCAAAAGAGTGTCAGTCGGAAAAAATCCAATCACCCGCAGTAAGATTGCCAAACCCGTCATTATCAGTATCACAAGCAACAACAGTGACGATTCCAAACGCATCTTCATCTCTCAAGAAATCATTGTCCAGCTCAGAGACGTTCAGTGATATTGTGCCAGAGGAAATAGGATTTGATGCGACGCTTTCGAACTATGAGTGCAGTGACGTCATCAATGACTCCTCTATTATGACTGAATCTATTCATCACGTTATAAGTGAACGTACAAGATAA